From a region of the Flavobacterium sediminilitoris genome:
- a CDS encoding type IX secretion system plug protein, with translation MTKRIYILFFLISFSNSYTQVEKEIAPPFNIKTVSFVQNNNNVLPFFKLGDNFELQFDDLFGNEADYYYTITQYNYDWTPSSLAKVEYLNGMDNQRIITYENSFNTLQLYSHYRQQFPNKFNRITKTGNYIIKVFNDEQEIVFSRRFIVYDESVSVASEVRRARDFESINEKQNIELSIKYGDLVLQNPINNVKISIFKNGNWENSISNIKPQYTIGTELIYRYNKETQFWAGNEFYTLDNSQIRVTNNSVGRVTSGDIYNSHLYTNNARKNSVYTYFPDFNGNFVVLNSNAENSQIEADYSWVYFTLNAPDFFDRENIYITGMFNNYVMNEENKMAYNKESGLYEKAILIKQGYTNYQYTIANKNKEIDYKNAIDGNFYQTENNYTILVYYRGNNDRYDSVIGIANTNSEGIRN, from the coding sequence ATGACTAAAAGAATCTATATTTTATTTTTTTTAATTTCATTTTCAAACAGTTACACGCAAGTAGAAAAAGAAATAGCACCTCCTTTTAATATAAAAACAGTTTCTTTTGTTCAAAACAACAACAACGTTTTACCCTTTTTTAAATTAGGAGATAATTTTGAACTTCAATTTGATGATTTATTCGGAAATGAAGCGGATTATTACTACACTATAACACAGTATAATTATGACTGGACACCTTCAAGTTTAGCCAAAGTAGAATATCTAAACGGAATGGATAATCAAAGAATCATTACCTATGAAAATTCATTTAATACTTTGCAATTATATTCTCATTACAGACAACAATTTCCAAATAAATTTAACAGAATAACAAAAACAGGAAATTATATTATAAAAGTTTTTAATGATGAACAAGAAATTGTTTTTTCAAGAAGATTTATTGTTTATGACGAGTCAGTAAGCGTTGCATCAGAAGTAAGAAGAGCAAGAGACTTTGAATCAATAAATGAAAAACAAAATATTGAATTATCAATAAAATATGGAGACTTAGTTCTTCAGAACCCTATAAATAATGTAAAGATTTCCATATTTAAAAATGGAAATTGGGAAAATTCTATTTCAAACATAAAACCTCAATATACAATTGGAACAGAATTAATTTACAGATACAACAAAGAGACTCAGTTTTGGGCAGGAAATGAATTCTACACTTTAGATAATTCACAAATAAGAGTCACCAACAATAGCGTTGGAAGAGTTACTTCTGGAGACATTTACAATTCACATTTATATACAAACAATGCTAGAAAAAACAGCGTTTACACCTATTTCCCAGACTTCAATGGTAATTTTGTTGTTCTAAATAGCAATGCAGAAAACTCGCAAATTGAAGCAGATTACTCATGGGTATATTTCACATTAAACGCACCTGACTTCTTCGATAGAGAAAACATTTACATAACGGGTATGTTTAACAATTATGTTATGAATGAAGAGAATAAAATGGCTTACAATAAAGAAAGTGGCCTATATGAAAAGGCAATATTAATTAAACAAGGATATACTAATTATCAATATACAATCGCAAATAAGAATAAAGAAATAGATTACAAAAATGCTATCGATGGTAATTTCTATCAAACAGAAAATAATTATACCATTCTTGTGTATTACAGAGGAAACAATGACCGATATGATAGCGTAATTGGCATTGCTAACACCAATAGCGAAGGAATCCGTAATTAA
- a CDS encoding DUF3667 domain-containing protein, producing the protein MSRKDTIYRGTKCLNCNTSLDISEKYCHHCGQLNSKKRLTISDFIEEFLSNFYAYDSRLRNSIISMFTKPGVLAKEFNEGKRQKYANPFRLFLSVSIILFLTFNLNEKSSGNSTNTNNTNLLDSSELKKELSQINDSIPSTDKSFIKEQINSFRDLSKDSIYTKSELKKNKMGFYYEFSSFRNFNRKYPNKTPEEALKELEYENTQFNRFLFKKSILFKTNDIKNELTEYFYQKLPFLIFLSLPIITIMFWLVFYSKKLNYTEHLIFSYTYFTFLFICMIIFNIIDLLSTTISELLIGTCSIFIFPFYFYKSLRNFYGQNRWKTILKFILLNPLFGIFLLISMLIMISLGVILF; encoded by the coding sequence ATGAGCAGAAAGGACACCATTTACAGAGGAACAAAATGCTTAAATTGTAATACTTCACTAGATATTAGTGAGAAGTATTGCCATCATTGCGGACAATTGAATTCAAAAAAAAGATTAACTATAAGTGATTTTATTGAAGAATTTTTGTCAAACTTTTACGCTTACGACTCTCGTTTAAGAAATTCTATTATTTCAATGTTTACAAAGCCTGGAGTTTTAGCAAAAGAATTCAATGAAGGAAAAAGACAAAAATACGCTAATCCTTTTAGACTTTTTTTGAGCGTTTCTATTATTCTTTTTCTTACTTTTAATTTAAATGAAAAATCCTCAGGTAATTCAACTAACACAAACAATACTAATTTACTTGATTCAAGCGAATTAAAAAAAGAACTTAGTCAAATTAATGATAGCATACCAAGCACAGATAAATCATTTATAAAAGAGCAAATTAATTCCTTCAGAGATTTAAGTAAAGACTCTATCTATACCAAATCTGAACTAAAGAAAAACAAAATGGGTTTTTATTACGAATTTAGTTCATTTCGAAATTTCAACAGAAAATATCCAAACAAAACACCTGAAGAAGCACTAAAAGAACTAGAATACGAAAACACCCAATTCAATCGTTTTTTATTCAAAAAATCTATTCTATTCAAAACAAATGATATAAAAAATGAATTAACAGAATATTTTTATCAAAAACTACCCTTTTTAATATTCTTATCATTACCCATCATCACCATTATGTTTTGGCTAGTCTTTTATTCAAAAAAGTTAAATTACACAGAACATTTGATTTTCTCGTATACCTATTTTACATTTCTTTTTATTTGCATGATAATATTCAATATTATTGATTTATTAAGCACTACTATCTCAGAGCTTTTAATTGGAACTTGTTCAATATTTATATTTCCCTTTTACTTTTACAAATCCTTAAGAAATTTTTATGGACAGAATCGTTGGAAAACCATTTTAAAATTCATACTTTTGAATCCTTTATTTGGTATATTTTTATTAATTTCCATGTTGATAATGATATCTTTAGGTGTAATTTTGTTTTAA
- the apaG gene encoding Co2+/Mg2+ efflux protein ApaG, with protein MVTQITKGIKISVLTSFEGTYFKNYKINFAFSYQITIENFSKDSVQLNSRHWEIYDALNNIEIVDGEGVVGKKPVLKPGEKHTYTSGCLLSSPIGAMKGFYNMINFTTTKSFRVIIPTFKFSAPFALN; from the coding sequence ATGGTAACTCAAATAACAAAAGGCATAAAAATCTCTGTATTGACTAGTTTTGAAGGGACTTACTTCAAAAACTACAAGATAAACTTTGCCTTTAGTTACCAAATCACAATAGAAAATTTTAGTAAAGATTCTGTTCAATTAAATTCTAGGCATTGGGAAATTTACGATGCACTTAACAACATTGAAATTGTAGACGGTGAAGGTGTAGTTGGTAAAAAACCTGTTTTAAAACCTGGCGAGAAACACACTTACACGTCTGGATGTTTACTTTCTTCTCCAATAGGAGCTATGAAAGGGTTCTACAATATGATTAACTTTACTACAACAAAAAGTTTTAGAGTTATAATTCCTACATTTAAATTTAGTGCACCATTCGCACTGAACTAA